The genomic stretch AACGCTGTCCCGATTGCGATCACATATACTGGTTAGGGAGTCATTGGCACGACATGAAAAAAAGACTCGACAAGCTGCTCGGCACGGAATTATAGTAAAAGACGAAAGGAACGGCCGATGCTGCCGGCGTGCTTTCCTGCGGCAGGAATGTGATGATAACCATCGGGAAAAAACTCGTCAAACTCGATCCCTACTCCGGCCTTGTCGCGGTCCTCTCCGAATCCGTCATTATCCACATCTATGCGATAATCGGGGTGCCCGTCTCGAGTTCCCAGGCGATCGTCGGCGCGGTTCCGGGTATCGGCGTGCTCAAAGGTGTGCAGACGATACATTTCAGGGTTCTCTTCGGCATCGTGTTCGGGTGGCTCGGCACCCCCCTGATCGCGGGATTTTTATCGTACGGGATATTTATAACGGCGCGGATGCTTTTACTGCGGTAAAGACGGCGAAAGACAGACAGCCCCCACGACTCGCAGGCAACAGGTATAAAGTATATATATTCCATCCTCACAATAATAAATTATTCCAGTCTGATTCCTTGTTTTTTTAAATTCTCAAATAATAATTCTCTTACATAATGACCCAAATCATTATTTTTCATAATTTGTTTTTTAGTACGCCAAATAAAACATATAGGATCAGGCATAAATATTTCATCTACAGTATCATCTATATAAAATATTTCAATTAAATATTCACCCTCTCGTATTCCAAATTTTATCTTTACATCCGTACATTTCGAATAATTGATTATGTTAATTAAACTTCCAATTTC from Spirochaetales bacterium encodes the following:
- a CDS encoding inorganic phosphate transporter — translated: MITIGKKLVKLDPYSGLVAVLSESVIIHIYAIIGVPVSSSQAIVGAVPGIGVLKGVQTIHFRVLFGIVFGWLGTPLIAGFLSYGIFITARMLLLR